The following proteins come from a genomic window of Streptomyces sp. Sge12:
- a CDS encoding SCO1860 family LAETG-anchored protein, which produces MNSHTFRMPAAVLLATGAVALLTAPPAFATRGGGAGGEGKAGAVVLRAGLDVGLLNKTVHVPLKTTLNEVSAPATAEKTALTVTLDGVEGNKPVSVLRADVATSKATADKTRAEAEANLAKASVHVPGLPLLSLIEVEKVTSKAVCEAGKKPVASANVLGKVTALGKKVTLTAGGPTKVDVPGVGQVLLELSGTRTTSTTAAAAALRLKVAVNPLNLNVAQVDGEIVLAEAHCESPKGAAPASTPPADQDIKPQAATGTGAQASGTTANANLAETGGGSLTPYVAGGALTLLAIGGGALLLTRRGKAAS; this is translated from the coding sequence TTGAACAGCCATACCTTCCGCATGCCCGCGGCCGTCCTGCTCGCCACGGGAGCGGTGGCCCTGCTCACGGCGCCGCCCGCCTTCGCCACGAGAGGCGGTGGAGCCGGGGGCGAGGGGAAGGCCGGAGCCGTCGTCCTGCGCGCCGGACTGGACGTGGGCCTGCTCAACAAGACCGTGCACGTCCCGCTGAAGACGACCCTCAACGAGGTCAGCGCCCCCGCGACGGCCGAGAAGACGGCCCTGACCGTCACCCTGGACGGGGTCGAGGGCAACAAGCCGGTCAGCGTGCTGCGGGCCGACGTGGCCACGTCCAAGGCGACCGCCGACAAGACCCGGGCCGAGGCGGAGGCGAACCTGGCCAAGGCCTCCGTCCACGTACCGGGCCTGCCGCTGCTCTCCCTCATCGAGGTCGAGAAGGTCACCTCCAAGGCCGTCTGCGAGGCCGGCAAGAAGCCGGTGGCCAGCGCGAACGTCCTCGGGAAGGTGACGGCACTCGGCAAGAAGGTCACCCTGACGGCGGGCGGTCCCACCAAGGTCGACGTCCCCGGCGTGGGCCAGGTCCTGCTGGAGCTGTCCGGTACCCGGACCACCTCCACCACGGCCGCCGCGGCCGCGCTCCGCCTGAAGGTGGCGGTGAACCCGCTGAACCTGAACGTGGCGCAGGTCGACGGCGAGATCGTGCTCGCCGAGGCGCACTGCGAGTCCCCGAAGGGCGCGGCCCCGGCGTCGACCCCGCCCGCCGACCAGGACATCAAGCCCCAGGCCGCGACGGGGACCGGCGCCCAGGCGTCCGGTACCACCGCGAACGCCAACCTCGCCGAGACCGGCGGAGGTTCGCTCACTCCCTACGTCGCGGGCGGGGCGCTGACCCTGCTCGCCATCGGCGGGGGCGCGCTCCTGCTCACCCGGCGGGGCAAGGCCGCTTCGTAG
- a CDS encoding amidohydrolase family protein, whose translation MLHVKGRVLVGPDEVRDELWVVGGRISYERPRGARETTTVTGWVLPGLVDAHCHVGLDSHGPVDAGTAERQALTDRDAGTLLIRDAGSPSDTRWIDDREDLPKIIRAGRHIARTRRYIRNYAHEIEPADLVEYVGREALRGDGWVKLVGDWIDRDAGDLAACWPRAEVEAAIAEAHRLGARVTAHCFAEDSLRDLVEAGIDCVEHATGLTEDTIPLFAERGVAIVPTLVNIATFPKMAAGGEAKFPRWSAHMRRLHERRYDTVRAAHDAGIRVYVGTDAGGSLPHGLVAAEVAELVKAGIPAIDALSATTWAAREWLGRPGLIEGAPADLVVYAADPRADVRPLAQPLRVVVNGGIRA comes from the coding sequence GTGCTGCACGTGAAGGGGCGGGTGCTGGTCGGGCCCGACGAGGTCCGCGACGAGCTCTGGGTGGTCGGCGGCCGGATCTCCTACGAGCGCCCGCGCGGCGCCCGCGAGACCACCACGGTGACCGGCTGGGTCCTGCCCGGGCTGGTCGACGCCCACTGCCACGTGGGCCTGGATTCCCACGGCCCGGTCGACGCCGGGACCGCCGAGCGGCAGGCCCTCACCGACCGCGACGCCGGCACCCTCCTCATCCGGGACGCCGGATCGCCCTCGGACACCCGCTGGATCGACGACCGCGAGGACCTGCCGAAGATCATCCGGGCCGGCCGGCACATCGCCCGCACCCGCCGCTACATCCGCAACTACGCCCATGAGATCGAGCCCGCCGACCTCGTCGAGTACGTCGGCCGGGAGGCGCTGCGCGGCGACGGCTGGGTCAAGCTCGTCGGCGACTGGATCGACCGCGACGCCGGGGACCTCGCGGCCTGCTGGCCGCGCGCCGAGGTCGAGGCGGCCATCGCCGAGGCCCACCGGCTGGGCGCCCGGGTCACGGCGCACTGCTTCGCCGAGGACTCGCTGCGCGACCTGGTCGAGGCGGGCATCGACTGCGTCGAACACGCCACCGGCCTCACCGAGGACACCATCCCGCTGTTCGCGGAGCGCGGGGTCGCGATCGTCCCCACCCTCGTGAACATCGCGACGTTCCCGAAGATGGCGGCGGGCGGCGAGGCGAAGTTCCCCCGCTGGTCGGCCCACATGCGACGGCTCCACGAGCGGCGGTACGACACCGTCCGCGCCGCCCACGACGCGGGCATCCGGGTCTACGTCGGCACCGACGCGGGCGGCTCCCTGCCGCACGGCCTGGTCGCGGCGGAGGTCGCCGAGCTCGTCAAGGCCGGCATCCCGGCGATCGACGCGCTCTCCGCGACGACCTGGGCGGCCCGCGAGTGGCTCGGCAGGCCGGGGCTGATCGAGGGGGCGCCCGCCGACCTCGTCGTCTACGCCGCCGACCCGCGGGCCGACGTACGCCCACTCGCGCAGCCGCTCAGGGTCGTCGTGAACGGCGGGATCCGGGCCTGA
- a CDS encoding cobyrinate a,c-diamide synthase: protein MVTSFNVPRLVIAAPSSGSGKTTVATGLMAAFSERGLAVSPHKAGPDYIDPGYHALATGRPGRNLDAFMCGPELVAPLFAHGAAGCDLALVEGVMGLYDGAAGRGELASTAQVAKLLRAPVVLVVDASSQSRSVAALVHGFASFDPQVRLGGVILNKVGSDRHEVMLREALEEAGMPVLGVLRRAPQVATPSRHLGLVPVAERHTDALASVSALAAQVRAGCDLDALMALARTAPPLDCEAWSPATALTHGRDRASAPPAFGALGSGGSAPGNGAAPADPTGALGGPPVVAVAGGAAFTFSYAEHTELLTAAGAEVVTFDPLRDEALPPGTTGLVIGGGFPEMYAPELSANEPLRAAVAAFAAAGGPVAAECAGLLYLGRSLDGKPMCGVLDADARMSDRLTLGYREAVAVSDSALARAGTRLRGHEFHRTVIEPGAGAAPAWGFTHPERRVEGFVQQGVHASYLHTHWAAEPSVARRFTEAAAARR, encoded by the coding sequence GTGGTGACTTCGTTCAACGTTCCCCGGCTGGTCATCGCCGCTCCCTCGTCCGGGAGCGGCAAGACCACCGTGGCCACGGGCCTGATGGCGGCCTTCTCGGAGCGCGGCCTCGCCGTGTCCCCGCACAAGGCCGGGCCCGACTACATCGACCCCGGGTACCACGCGCTGGCCACCGGCCGGCCGGGGCGCAACCTCGACGCCTTCATGTGCGGGCCGGAGCTGGTCGCGCCGCTGTTCGCGCACGGGGCGGCCGGCTGCGATCTCGCCCTGGTCGAGGGCGTGATGGGGCTCTACGACGGGGCCGCGGGCCGGGGTGAACTGGCGTCGACGGCGCAGGTGGCGAAGTTGCTGCGGGCGCCGGTGGTGCTGGTGGTCGACGCCTCCTCGCAGTCGCGGTCGGTGGCGGCGCTCGTGCACGGCTTCGCGTCCTTCGACCCGCAGGTGCGGCTGGGGGGCGTGATCCTGAACAAGGTCGGCTCCGACCGGCACGAGGTGATGCTGCGGGAGGCCCTGGAGGAGGCGGGGATGCCGGTCCTCGGCGTCCTGCGGCGGGCTCCGCAGGTGGCCACGCCCTCGCGGCACCTGGGGCTGGTCCCGGTGGCCGAGCGGCACACCGACGCCCTGGCCTCGGTGTCGGCGCTGGCCGCGCAGGTCCGGGCGGGCTGCGACCTGGACGCCCTGATGGCCCTGGCCCGCACGGCCCCGCCGCTGGACTGCGAGGCCTGGTCGCCGGCCACTGCGCTGACGCACGGCCGGGACCGTGCCTCGGCCCCGCCGGCGTTCGGGGCGCTGGGGTCCGGGGGCAGCGCCCCCGGCAACGGCGCCGCACCCGCAGACCCCACCGGAGCCCTCGGCGGGCCGCCGGTGGTCGCCGTCGCGGGCGGAGCCGCGTTCACCTTCTCCTACGCCGAGCACACCGAGCTGCTCACCGCCGCCGGGGCGGAGGTCGTCACCTTCGACCCGCTGCGGGACGAGGCGCTCCCGCCCGGCACCACCGGCCTGGTGATCGGCGGCGGCTTCCCGGAGATGTACGCGCCCGAACTGTCCGCCAACGAACCGCTGCGGGCGGCCGTCGCCGCCTTCGCCGCGGCCGGTGGCCCCGTCGCCGCCGAGTGCGCCGGACTGCTGTACCTCGGGCGGTCGCTGGACGGGAAGCCCATGTGCGGGGTGCTGGACGCCGACGCGCGGATGTCGGACCGTCTGACCCTGGGCTACCGCGAGGCCGTGGCGGTGTCCGACAGCGCGCTCGCGCGGGCCGGGACCCGGCTGCGCGGGCACGAGTTCCACCGGACGGTGATCGAGCCGGGCGCCGGGGCGGCCCCGGCGTGGGGGTTCACGCACCCGGAGCGCAGGGTCGAGGGCTTCGTCCAGCAGGGTGTGCACGCCAGCTATCTGCACACGCACTGGGCGGCGGAGCCGTCCGTCGCGCGCCGCTTCACGGAAGCCGCGGCAGCACGGCGGTGA
- the cobO gene encoding cob(I)yrinic acid a,c-diamide adenosyltransferase, translating into MPQGQPSVVPDDGLTTRQRRNRPLVFVHTGPGKGKSTAAFGLALRAWNQGWPIGVFQFVKSAKWKVGEENALKVLGASGEGGSVVWHKMGEGWSWVQRDAQLDNEQAAKEGWEQVKRDLAAETHKLYVLDEFAYPMHWGWIDVDEVIEVLRGRPGTQHVVITGRNAPEKLVEFADLVTEMTKVKHPMDTGQKGQKGIEW; encoded by the coding sequence ATGCCTCAGGGACAGCCGTCCGTCGTTCCGGACGACGGACTCACGACGCGTCAGCGCCGCAACCGTCCGCTGGTCTTCGTCCACACCGGCCCCGGCAAGGGCAAGTCCACGGCGGCCTTCGGGCTGGCGCTGCGCGCCTGGAACCAGGGCTGGCCGATCGGGGTGTTCCAGTTCGTCAAGTCGGCGAAGTGGAAGGTCGGCGAGGAGAACGCGCTCAAGGTGCTCGGCGCCTCCGGGGAGGGCGGCTCCGTCGTCTGGCACAAGATGGGCGAGGGCTGGTCCTGGGTCCAGCGGGACGCGCAGCTCGACAACGAGCAGGCGGCCAAGGAGGGCTGGGAGCAGGTCAAGCGCGATCTGGCCGCCGAGACGCACAAGCTGTACGTGCTGGACGAGTTCGCCTACCCGATGCACTGGGGCTGGATCGACGTCGACGAGGTCATCGAGGTGCTGCGGGGCCGCCCCGGCACGCAGCACGTGGTGATCACGGGCCGCAACGCGCCGGAGAAGCTGGTGGAGTTCGCGGACCTCGTCACCGAGATGACCAAGGTCAAGCACCCGATGGACACGGGGCAGAAGGGCCAGAAGGGCATCGAGTGGTGA
- a CDS encoding CapA family protein — MKVAGRIGAGLAGLAVIGGGVLAAPRLLGDGGRATAPEQRLQGGAVPEPSATSPAPTGPGHGPFTLVATGDIIPYPSIIQRSAADADRAGEHDFRKILAGVKPLVSAADLAICHHEIPYGRPGGPYTGYPTFKAPHQLADALKDAGYDSCSTASNHTLDDGYEGLARTLEHLDRVGIPHVGSARSAEEAKAPALLSAGGAKVAQLSYTYGTNGIPLPQDKPWAVNLIDRNRIIADARAARASGANVVVLSVHWGTEWQTPPDEQQKELAQALTAARSADGLPDIDLVIGTHNHVPQPYEKINGTWVVFGMGDQVASFVPADKLRGNQSSVPRFTFAPAAGHPGRWEVVKAEYLTQYSDMGPPFRVVCASCAASDTSLPAAKRSEYARIDQQVTEAVMSRGAGGQGLEHATR, encoded by the coding sequence ATGAAGGTGGCGGGGCGAATAGGGGCCGGCCTGGCGGGGCTGGCGGTGATCGGCGGCGGAGTCCTCGCCGCGCCGCGGCTCCTCGGCGACGGCGGCAGGGCGACGGCTCCGGAGCAGCGGCTGCAGGGCGGGGCCGTACCGGAGCCGAGCGCCACGTCCCCCGCCCCCACCGGACCGGGGCACGGGCCGTTCACGCTGGTGGCGACGGGTGACATCATCCCGTACCCCTCGATCATCCAGCGGTCGGCGGCCGACGCGGACCGGGCCGGGGAGCACGACTTCCGGAAGATACTCGCAGGGGTCAAACCCCTGGTCTCCGCCGCCGACCTGGCGATATGCCACCACGAGATACCGTACGGGCGCCCCGGCGGCCCCTATACGGGCTATCCCACCTTCAAGGCTCCGCACCAACTGGCGGACGCCCTCAAGGACGCCGGGTACGACAGCTGCTCCACCGCCTCGAACCACACCCTGGACGACGGCTACGAGGGCCTCGCCCGCACCCTGGAGCACCTCGACCGGGTCGGCATCCCGCACGTCGGCTCCGCCCGCAGCGCCGAAGAGGCCAAGGCCCCGGCCCTGCTCTCGGCGGGCGGTGCGAAGGTCGCCCAGCTCTCCTACACGTACGGCACGAACGGCATCCCGCTCCCGCAGGACAAGCCGTGGGCCGTGAATCTGATCGACCGGAACCGGATCATCGCCGACGCCCGGGCGGCCCGGGCGTCGGGCGCGAACGTGGTGGTGCTCAGCGTCCACTGGGGCACCGAGTGGCAGACCCCGCCGGACGAGCAGCAGAAGGAGCTGGCGCAGGCGCTGACCGCCGCCCGCTCGGCCGACGGCCTCCCCGACATCGACCTGGTCATCGGCACGCACAACCACGTACCGCAGCCCTACGAGAAGATCAACGGCACCTGGGTGGTCTTCGGCATGGGCGACCAGGTCGCCAGCTTCGTACCGGCCGACAAGCTGCGCGGCAACCAGTCCTCGGTCCCCCGGTTCACCTTCGCCCCGGCGGCGGGGCATCCGGGCCGCTGGGAGGTGGTGAAGGCCGAATACCTCACGCAGTACTCGGACATGGGGCCGCCGTTCCGTGTCGTCTGCGCCTCCTGCGCGGCCTCGGACACCTCGCTCCCCGCCGCGAAGCGCAGCGAGTACGCGCGGATCGACCAGCAGGTCACCGAGGCCGTGATGTCCCGTGGCGCGGGCGGGCAGGGCCTGGAGCACGCCACGCGCTGA
- a CDS encoding ZIP family metal transporter, translated as MAVIVALGAFLMTLAGGWAAQRVTDRRHLVLGLAGGLMLGVVGLDLLPEALHAAGDEVFGVPLALLLFVGGFLVAHVVERLLAVRQAAHGAEDGARVPQVGLTAAAAMVGHSLADGVALGAAFQVGGGMGVAVALAVITHDFADGFNTYTLTSLYGNDRRKALLMLFADAVAPVVGAASTLLFTLPEEPLGAYLGFFGGVLLYLASAEILPEAHHKHPALSTLMCTVGGVAGIWLVVGIAD; from the coding sequence ATGGCCGTGATCGTGGCGTTGGGTGCGTTCCTGATGACCCTGGCGGGCGGATGGGCGGCGCAGCGCGTCACCGACCGCCGCCACCTCGTGCTGGGCCTGGCCGGCGGGCTGATGCTCGGCGTCGTGGGCCTCGACCTGCTCCCGGAGGCCCTCCACGCCGCGGGCGACGAGGTGTTCGGCGTACCGCTCGCCCTGCTGCTGTTCGTCGGGGGCTTCCTCGTCGCGCACGTCGTGGAACGGCTGCTCGCCGTCCGCCAGGCCGCACACGGGGCCGAGGACGGCGCCCGCGTCCCCCAGGTGGGACTGACCGCGGCCGCGGCCATGGTCGGCCACAGCCTCGCCGACGGCGTGGCCCTGGGCGCGGCCTTCCAGGTCGGCGGGGGCATGGGGGTGGCCGTGGCGCTGGCCGTCATCACCCACGACTTCGCCGACGGGTTCAACACGTACACGCTCACCAGTCTCTACGGCAACGACCGCCGCAAGGCCCTGCTGATGCTCTTCGCGGACGCCGTCGCGCCGGTCGTGGGCGCGGCGTCCACCTTGCTGTTCACCCTTCCGGAGGAACCGCTCGGCGCGTACCTCGGGTTCTTCGGAGGGGTGCTGCTCTACCTCGCGTCCGCCGAGATCCTGCCCGAGGCCCACCACAAGCACCCCGCCCTGTCCACGCTGATGTGCACGGTGGGCGGGGTGGCCGGGATCTGGCTGGTGGTGGGCATCGCGGACTGA
- a CDS encoding putative cobaltochelatase: MSTPYPFTAVVGQSDLRLALLLNAVSPAVGGVLVRGEKGTAKSTAVRALSALLPKVDVVSGCRFSCAPAGPDPACPDGPHEPGPGALRPARMVELPVGASEDRLVGALDIERALAEGVKAFEPGLLADAHRGILYVDEVNLLHDHLIDLLLDAAAMGASYVEREGVSVRHAARFLLVGTMNPEEGELRPQLLDRFGLTVEVAASREPAQRVEVVRRRLAYEDDPAGFATRWAGDEHEIRARVVAARALLPKVSLGDTALLQIAATCAGFEVDGMRADIVMARTATALAAWAGRTEVRKEDVRQAALLALPHRRRRNPFDAPGLDEDMLDRILDEFPDEEPEPDPEPEPQGPDDDGGPEDGGPDGGPGGTPPQGGGPDTPGTERQPESDSADAPQAPESPESPEPQPSAQESTGPEQAAVRAAEPFRTKMLSVPGLGEGASGRRSRARTAHGRTTGAQRPRGHLTKLHLAATIQAAAPHQKARGRSGRGLVIRKDDLRQASREGREGNLVLFVVDASGSMAARQRMGAVKGAVLSLLLDAYQRRDKVGLITFRGATAELALPPTSSVDAAAARLEQLPTGGRTPLAAGLLKAHEVLRIERLRDPSRRPLLVVVTDGRATSAGNAGGRTDSTPRELAGHSARLLQAGGVASVVVDCESGPVRLGLAGVLARDLGGPAVTLDGLRADSLAGLVKNVRTAVAATASPNSNRRAA; encoded by the coding sequence ATGAGCACGCCCTATCCGTTCACCGCAGTGGTCGGCCAGTCCGACCTGCGGCTGGCGCTCCTGCTCAACGCCGTGAGCCCGGCAGTCGGCGGGGTGCTCGTGCGCGGCGAGAAGGGGACCGCCAAGTCCACCGCCGTCCGCGCCCTGTCGGCACTCCTGCCGAAGGTGGACGTCGTGTCCGGCTGCCGGTTCAGCTGCGCGCCCGCCGGGCCCGACCCGGCCTGCCCGGACGGCCCGCACGAGCCCGGCCCCGGCGCCCTGCGGCCCGCCCGCATGGTGGAGCTGCCCGTCGGCGCCTCCGAGGACCGCCTCGTGGGCGCCCTCGACATCGAACGGGCCCTGGCCGAGGGCGTGAAGGCCTTCGAGCCCGGCCTGCTCGCCGACGCCCACCGCGGCATCCTCTACGTCGACGAGGTCAACCTCCTCCACGACCACCTGATCGACCTGCTGCTGGACGCCGCCGCGATGGGCGCCTCGTACGTGGAGCGCGAGGGCGTCTCCGTCCGGCACGCCGCCCGCTTCCTGTTGGTCGGCACGATGAACCCGGAGGAGGGCGAGCTGCGCCCGCAGCTCCTCGACCGGTTCGGGCTGACCGTCGAGGTGGCCGCCTCCCGCGAGCCCGCCCAGCGCGTCGAGGTCGTCCGCCGCCGGCTCGCCTACGAGGACGATCCCGCGGGCTTCGCGACCCGCTGGGCCGGTGACGAGCACGAGATCCGGGCCCGCGTGGTGGCCGCTCGGGCGCTGCTGCCGAAGGTCTCGCTGGGCGACACCGCGCTGCTGCAGATCGCGGCGACCTGCGCCGGGTTCGAGGTCGACGGAATGCGCGCCGACATCGTGATGGCGCGGACGGCGACCGCGCTGGCCGCCTGGGCCGGGCGCACGGAGGTGCGCAAGGAGGACGTCCGGCAGGCCGCCCTGCTGGCGCTCCCCCACCGGCGGCGCCGCAACCCCTTCGATGCGCCCGGGCTCGACGAGGACATGCTCGACCGGATCCTGGACGAGTTCCCCGACGAGGAGCCGGAGCCCGACCCGGAGCCCGAGCCGCAGGGCCCCGACGACGACGGGGGCCCCGAGGACGGCGGCCCGGACGGCGGCCCCGGCGGCACTCCCCCGCAGGGCGGCGGCCCGGACACCCCCGGGACCGAGCGGCAGCCCGAGTCCGATTCCGCGGACGCGCCGCAGGCACCGGAGTCGCCGGAGTCGCCCGAGCCGCAGCCCTCCGCCCAGGAGAGCACCGGGCCCGAGCAGGCCGCCGTACGCGCCGCCGAGCCGTTCCGAACCAAGATGCTGAGCGTGCCCGGCCTCGGCGAGGGCGCGTCGGGCCGCCGGTCCCGCGCCCGCACCGCCCACGGCCGCACCACCGGCGCCCAGCGCCCGCGCGGGCACCTGACGAAGCTGCACCTGGCCGCCACCATCCAGGCCGCCGCCCCGCACCAGAAGGCGCGCGGCCGGTCCGGGCGCGGTCTGGTGATCCGCAAGGACGATCTGCGCCAGGCCTCGCGGGAGGGCCGCGAGGGCAACCTCGTCCTGTTCGTCGTCGACGCCTCCGGTTCCATGGCCGCCCGGCAGCGCATGGGCGCGGTCAAGGGCGCCGTGCTCTCGCTGCTCCTGGACGCCTACCAGCGCCGGGACAAGGTCGGCCTGATCACCTTCCGCGGGGCCACGGCCGAGCTGGCCCTGCCGCCGACCTCCTCGGTGGACGCTGCGGCGGCCCGGCTGGAGCAGCTGCCGACCGGTGGCCGCACCCCGCTCGCCGCCGGGCTGCTGAAGGCCCACGAGGTGCTGCGGATCGAGCGGCTGCGGGATCCCTCGCGCCGGCCGCTGCTGGTGGTCGTCACCGACGGGCGGGCCACCTCCGCCGGGAACGCCGGGGGCCGTACGGACAGCACCCCGCGGGAGCTCGCCGGGCACAGCGCGCGGCTGCTGCAGGCCGGGGGCGTCGCCTCCGTGGTCGTGGACTGCGAGTCGGGGCCGGTGCGGCTGGGGCTGGCCGGCGTACTGGCCCGGGACCTCGGCGGTCCCGCCGTCACGCTCGACGGGCTGCGGGCCGACTCGCTGGCCGGGCTCGTGAAGAACGTACGTACGGCAGTGGCAGCCACTGCCTCACCCAACAGCAACAGGAGGGCCGCGTAA
- the cobC gene encoding Rv2231c family pyridoxal phosphate-dependent protein CobC gives MVTMTTEGGPPVGEYTTQVVVGVGGRAGVSVAEVCALVEETLRGAGLTVEAVKSLATVESKADEPGIAGAAERFGVPLVGYPPERLAAVTVPHPSEAVHTAAGTPSVAEAAALAGGGELLVPKRRSMAATCAVATAHAHDLRHHGDAEVIDAGSALVDLAVNVRAHTPPDWLKQRIADSLGDLAAYPDGRAARAAVAARHGLPVERVLLTAGAAEAFVLIARALGAVRPVVVHPQFTEPEAALRDAGHRVERVVLRAADGFRLDPADVPEDADLVVIGNPTNPTSVLHPAGTLAALARPGRILVVDEAFMDAVPGEREALAGRMDLPGLVVLRSLTKTWGLAGLRIGYVLAEPEVIAKLAAAQPLWPVSTPALVAAEACMAPEALAEAEEAARRIGVDRAHLLAGLAEFDEVTAVGVAEGPFVLIRVAGGAEVRTRLRALGFAVRRGDTFPGLDHSWLRLAVRDRATTGRLLQALDHALTLASR, from the coding sequence ATGGTGACGATGACTACGGAGGGAGGACCCCCGGTGGGCGAGTACACGACGCAGGTGGTGGTCGGGGTCGGCGGACGCGCGGGGGTTTCCGTCGCGGAGGTCTGCGCCCTGGTCGAGGAGACGCTGCGGGGGGCCGGGCTGACCGTGGAGGCGGTGAAGTCGCTGGCCACGGTGGAGTCGAAGGCGGACGAGCCCGGGATCGCGGGTGCGGCGGAACGTTTCGGCGTCCCTCTGGTGGGCTACCCGCCCGAACGGCTGGCCGCCGTCACCGTGCCGCACCCCTCGGAGGCCGTGCACACCGCCGCCGGGACTCCCTCGGTGGCCGAGGCCGCGGCCCTCGCGGGCGGCGGGGAACTCCTCGTGCCCAAGCGGCGGTCGATGGCGGCGACCTGCGCGGTGGCCACGGCGCACGCGCACGACCTGCGCCACCACGGGGACGCCGAGGTGATCGACGCGGGCTCCGCGCTGGTGGACCTGGCGGTCAACGTACGTGCGCACACGCCCCCGGACTGGCTCAAGCAGCGGATCGCCGACTCCCTCGGGGATCTCGCCGCGTACCCCGACGGGCGGGCCGCCCGCGCGGCGGTGGCGGCCCGGCACGGGCTGCCGGTCGAGCGGGTGCTGCTGACGGCCGGGGCCGCGGAGGCCTTCGTACTGATCGCGCGGGCCCTGGGAGCCGTACGGCCGGTCGTGGTGCATCCGCAGTTCACCGAGCCGGAAGCCGCCCTGCGGGACGCGGGGCACCGCGTGGAGCGGGTGGTGCTGCGGGCGGCGGACGGCTTCCGGCTGGATCCGGCGGACGTGCCCGAGGACGCGGACCTGGTGGTGATCGGCAATCCGACCAACCCGACGTCCGTGCTGCACCCGGCGGGGACACTGGCGGCGCTGGCCCGGCCGGGCCGGATCCTGGTCGTGGACGAGGCGTTCATGGACGCCGTCCCGGGCGAACGCGAGGCCCTGGCGGGACGGATGGACCTGCCGGGGCTGGTGGTGCTGCGGAGCCTGACGAAGACCTGGGGGCTGGCGGGGCTGCGGATCGGCTACGTACTGGCCGAGCCCGAGGTGATCGCGAAGCTGGCGGCCGCACAGCCGCTGTGGCCGGTGTCGACGCCCGCGCTGGTGGCGGCCGAGGCCTGTATGGCTCCGGAGGCGCTGGCCGAGGCCGAGGAGGCGGCCCGGCGGATCGGCGTGGACCGGGCACACCTGCTGGCCGGGCTCGCGGAGTTCGACGAGGTGACGGCCGTCGGGGTGGCCGAGGGGCCGTTCGTCCTGATCCGGGTGGCGGGCGGGGCCGAGGTCCGTACCCGGCTGCGCGCCCTCGGTTTCGCCGTCCGGCGCGGGGACACCTTCCCGGGGCTGGACCACTCCTGGCTGCGGCTGGCGGTGCGCGACCGTGCGACGACGGGCCGGCTGCTCCAGGCCCTGGACCACGCCCTGACGCTCGCCTCGCGCTGA